GGAGATGGTCTTGCCGTACACCCGCACATTATCGGCTTCGGGCCGCAGGCGTTTGCCTTTACAGGCGTGGCATTTTGTTTTTCCGCGGTAGCGCGACAGCATCACCCGGTTCTGGATCTTGTAGTTTTTCTCTTCGAGTTCGCGGAAGAAATCGGTGAGGCCTGTAAAATAGCTGTTTCCTTTCCAAAGCAACTCCCGTTGTTCATCCGACAACTGGAAGTACGGTTTATGGATGGGGAAATCAAAGCGGTAGGCGTTGTTCACTAATTGGTCGCGGTACCAACTCATGCTTTCGCCGCGCCAGGCGTAGACCGCGTTCTCGTATATCGACAGGGAGGTATTCGGTACCACCAGCGTCTCGTCGATCCCGATGACGTTGCCGTATCCTTCGCAGACCGGGCAGGCGCCATAGGGATTATTGAAACTGAACAGGTGGACATTTGGCTCAGGGAACGAAATACCGTCAAGTTCAAATCGATTGCTGAACGACAGTCGGGTAGGACCGGCGGCATCCTGCAGGAACAATTCACCTTTTCCTTCAAAGAAGGCTGTCTGGACGGCGTCGGACAGACGGTTGTAGAAATCTTCCTCGTGGCTGACGACAATACGGTCGATGATGAGAAACAGTTCTTTGGCGGAAAGGTGTTCTTCCGACATGTCTTCAATACGGAGCATCTGGCCGTCGGCGAAAATCCGGGCAAATCCCTGTTGGAGTAGGATAGACAGTTTTTCTTTGAGGGTGCGCTTTCCTTCGTCGACGATGCGGGCGAGCAGGAGCCAGCGGCTTCCGGCTTCAAAGGTTTTGACCGTCTCCACTACATCGGTGACGGTGTGTTTGCGCACCTCTTGTCCGGATACTGGAGAAAACGTCCGCCCGATACGCGCATACAGCAACTTCAGGTAATCATATATCTCCGTTGACGTTCCGACCGTTGAGCGGGCGTTGGTCGTATTCACTTTCTGCTCGATGGCGATGGCGGGCGCGATGCCTTTGATATATTCGACTTTTGGCTTGTCGAGTCGCCCGAGAAACTGCCGGGCATACGACGACAGGCTTTCGACGTAGCGCCGTTGTCCTTCCGCGTAGAGCGTATCAAAGGCGAGGCTCGATTTTCCCGAACCCGAGAGTCCGGTAATGACAACCAGCTTGTTGCGCGGAATGGCCACATCCAGCTCTTTGAGGTTGTGCATGCGGGCCCCTTTGATAATAATATGGTGTTTCGGCTCGAGTGCCGTGATGTCGGTTTTCATAGGTTGAACAAGCAATTTTTGGGAAGTAGGGTCTTTGAAAAAAACCGTTGCGCAAAGGTAGCGAAAAGGGGGGAAGGGGAAAAACGAAGCCAATCCGTAAATTCCTACGAATTGAAAATCATCAGGATTTGGCCGAAAACGATATCGTATCTCATGTAAAAGCCGGATTATTATACAAAATATGTTAAATTTTATTTCGGACGTTGTGTTTTAGAAAATGTTTATATTATATTTGGCTCAACATTAATCTTTAATTAACAGCGCCTATTCCGCAACATTACTTTTTAGTTTTATCTCAATCAAAAACACTAAAGGTAATCGTATGGCTCTTGTTAACACCCCCGACGCTTTATTGGTATCGCAGTACGTGGCAGGAGACGAAAGTGCTCTGGCCGCACTCATCAACCGTCACCAATCTAAAATTTACGGTTTCATCTACTCGAAAGTAGGTGATCATGATGTATCCGATGATATTTTCCAGGATACGTTCATGAAGGTCATCCGCACGCTGAAATCCGACTCGTATAATGAGGAGGGAAAATTTCTTCCGTGGGTGATGCGCATTGCACACAACCTGGTGGTCGACCACTTCCGTAAAGGGAAGAAGATGCCGCTTTTCCGGGAAACGGAAGAGTTCTCTATCTTTTCCGTCCTTTCGGATGATGTTCCGAACATGGAGGCGCGTATGATCACCACACAGGTGGAGAAAGACCTGAAGAAACTGATCGACGAACTCCCGGAGGACCAGCGCGAAGTGCTGATTATGCGGATCTACCAGGACTTAAGTTTCAAGGAAATTGCCGAAGCGACCGACGTTTCCATCAACACGGCATTGGGGCGGATGCGGTATGCGTTGATGAACCTCCGAAAACTTATCAACAAGCATCAAATTATTTTGACCAATTAATACTAAGGGGCGCGCTTCTGCGTTTTAATGCCATAAACAAACACCTGTTATGGCAAAACTCTACGCGAAGAAACCTGTGGCGGCCCCGAAGATGAATCCTAAGAAAGAGACTGTTTCGTTTTTATTGAATTATTCCAAAGCGCTTACCGTACTCAAAGTAGGTAGTATCAAAGTCGAGCACATCGCCAACTAAAAAGAAAGCCCGCTGTTATTTGACAGCGGGCGTTTTTTTGGCCCATTCCCGAAGGACTTCCTTTCGTCCGATCGTTCGGGTAATGAGGTCTTTATCGAGGTTGAGTCCGCGGGCAGGTGAGAATTCCCTGCCGTAGAAGATGATCTGTAGGTGCAGGTCGTTCCAGCGGTCTTTTGGAAACAGCTTTTTCGCATCCCGTTCTGTCTGCACAACGCTTTTACCATCCGACAGGCCCCAGCGCCACATCAGTCGGTGGATATGGGTATCAACGGGAAAGGCCGGCACGCCGAACGCCTGCGACATGACAACGCTGGCGGTTTTGTGCCCGACGGCGGGAAGTGCTTCCAATGCCTCAAAATCAGCCGGCACCTGTCCGTCGTATTGATCGAGCAGTATGTGCGACAAACCGTATATCCCTTTTGATTTCATGGGTGAAAGTCCACATGGGCGGATGATATCCTGTATCGCGTCCTGCCCCAACCGCACCATCGCCTTCGGGTTATCGGCTTTCGCGAATAATAAAGGCGTGATCTTGTTTACCCGTTCGTCGGTGCATTGTGCCGACAGCAATACGGCAATCAACAGGGTATACGGGTCTTTATGGTCGAGTGGAATGGGTACTTCAGGGTATAATTCCTGCAGCGTATCCATTACAAACGTGGCTTTTTCTTTCTTCGTCATGGTGTAAAGATACGGCTTGTGGGAATCCCGATGCAAGTGCTGTGGCGGACCCTCTATTCAGCAATTGTTAATTCACATGCGTTGAGGATTTCGCGGTGTATCTTTGTCACATGACACGATTCAAAAAAGGCGATAAAGCGCCAGATTTTACCGGTATCGACCAAGACGGGGCCACACATTCACTGGCTGATTACAAAGGAAAGAAGTTGGTCGTTTTCTTTTATCCAAAAGCCAATACACCTACCTGTACGGTGGAAGCCTGTAACCTGTCGGACAACTACAGCCGCCTTGAAAGCGCGGGCTATTCCATTTTAGGGGTAAGTGCCGATACGCAGAAAGCACAGGCCGGTTTCCGGAAGAAATTCGGGTTCCCGTATCCGCTGATTGCTGATGTCGACAAGTCGGTGATCCAGGCGTTTGACGTTTGGGGACCCAAGAAATTCATGGGACGGCTGTTTGACGGCATCCACCGCACGACGTTCGTCATCGACGAGAATGGTGTTTTGGAAGATGTCATCACTGATGTAAAAGCCAAGGAACACACAAACCAGATCCTGGGGAGTTAGTCGTTTTCCTTACAACCATTTCCGGGTAAACAGCGTAAACAGGATTTTCGGATTGAGCGTGAGCATAATCCGGACACGCTGTTCATACCCTTTTTGGGCGATTTCCCATCCGTTATTGGAGTAGACCGGGAAATAGAGTTCGAAGTAGTCTGTCACCAGGTTCAACCGAATCCCGCTGTCATAGACAAATTGCGTCGGGATGCCCTCGTTTTTCACAAAACCGATATCGCCGTAGGCTTCGATCCAGTTCCAGATGTTGAAGCTGACGTTGGCCGTGGTCAGCCATTTGTTGGCGTAAGGTGTATCCAGTATCGATTTGAAGCCTCCTTCCGCAATGATGATCTGGCGACTGAAGAAGCCGCTGGTTTCCGAACGTCCGTAATACTCGAAGTCGAAAAGGTAATCGGTCGGACGGTCGAGTGCAAAGCTGAAGAAGTCGGAATCGGTATTGCGATAGAGGAAGGTTCCGGCAAAAAGCCGCAGGTTGAACTGTCTGTTATCATTGAACAAACGGCGGTAGCCGTATTCCCCGAAAGCTTTCCCGAATTGACCGGAAAACTGTAGGTCGGTGGTAAAGCCGTGGTGACGAATGGTTTCCGTCCTCGAATCCGTATAGCGGATATTGAGCACGTTGTAGTTGATCGTTTCCTCGTCGGGCAACACGATATTCGATTTTTGCCGGTCGACCATTACGTTGCGGATCAACAACAATTGCTGGCGGTTGTCGCGGAACGTACTTGGGCGAAAGCGCATCCAGATGGCGGGATTGAGTTTGGTATACCGGGCGTCGGGCGCGTAGTGGTAGACCGAACCGGCAAACTGGTACCGGATGTTATAAAGCCGCGAGTCGCGGTTGTTCTGGTTGACAACGAAACTGAAGTTGCCGATCAGCGATTGCTGTTTGAGCGACCAAATCGGGGTTACGTCGAACATGAAGGGCTTGTC
This genomic interval from Flavobacterium sp. HJ-32-4 contains the following:
- a CDS encoding RNA polymerase sigma factor, producing MALVNTPDALLVSQYVAGDESALAALINRHQSKIYGFIYSKVGDHDVSDDIFQDTFMKVIRTLKSDSYNEEGKFLPWVMRIAHNLVVDHFRKGKKMPLFRETEEFSIFSVLSDDVPNMEARMITTQVEKDLKKLIDELPEDQREVLIMRIYQDLSFKEIAEATDVSINTALGRMRYALMNLRKLINKHQIILTN
- the nth gene encoding endonuclease III: MTKKEKATFVMDTLQELYPEVPIPLDHKDPYTLLIAVLLSAQCTDERVNKITPLLFAKADNPKAMVRLGQDAIQDIIRPCGLSPMKSKGIYGLSHILLDQYDGQVPADFEALEALPAVGHKTASVVMSQAFGVPAFPVDTHIHRLMWRWGLSDGKSVVQTERDAKKLFPKDRWNDLHLQIIFYGREFSPARGLNLDKDLITRTIGRKEVLREWAKKTPAVK
- the bcp gene encoding thioredoxin-dependent thiol peroxidase, with product MTRFKKGDKAPDFTGIDQDGATHSLADYKGKKLVVFFYPKANTPTCTVEACNLSDNYSRLESAGYSILGVSADTQKAQAGFRKKFGFPYPLIADVDKSVIQAFDVWGPKKFMGRLFDGIHRTTFVIDENGVLEDVITDVKAKEHTNQILGS